In a single window of the Elaeis guineensis isolate ETL-2024a chromosome 6, EG11, whole genome shotgun sequence genome:
- the LOC105046703 gene encoding cationic amino acid transporter 1 produces MGTGDGDGGGGAVQRRGCSCAKEDFFPEESFKSWANYRQAFRETGMRLRDRVTARSLDQTELHEVRARSGHEMKRNLTWWDLIWFGIGAVIGAGIFVLTGQETHEDVGPAVVLSYVVSGISAMLSVFCYTEFAVEIPVAGGSFAYLRVELGDFMAFIAAGNILLEYVIGGAAVARSWTSYFATLLNHNPDDFRIHVSALANDYNLLDPIAVAVITIVCIIAVLSTKGTSRFNYIASIIHVAVILFIIIAGLTKADTKNLTPFTPYGVRGIFKASAVLFFAYVGFDAVSTMAEETKNPAKDIPIGLVGAMSITTLAYCALALTLCLMQPYRSIDVNAAFSVAFQAVGMDWAKYIVAFGALKGMTTVLLVSAVGQARYLTHIARTHMVPPWLAQVHAKTGTPINATIVMLIATAVIAFFTSLGILSNLLSISTLFIFMLVAVALLVRRYYVSGVTSYADRNKLVACIVLILASSIATATYWGLSKKGWIGYVVTVPIWFLSTLFLGLVVPKARAPKLWGVPMVPWLPSLSIAINIFLLGSIDRKSFMRFGIWTAFLLVYYFFFGLHASYDTAMAATPMRRLEEGRDGQDPGNGKASEVEKGGS; encoded by the exons ATGGGAACCGGCGACGGCGACGGTGGCGGCGGGGCGGTGCAGAGAAGAGGGTGCTCGTGCGCCAAGGAGGACTTCTTTCCGGAGGAGTCGTTCAAGAGCTGGGCTAACTACCGGCAGGCTTTCCGGGAGACCGGGATGCGGCTCCGGGACCGGGTGACGGCCCGGTCGCTGGACCAGACGGAGCTGCACGAGGTGCGGGCGAGGAGCGGCCACGAGATGAAGAGGAACCTCACCTGGTGGGATCTCATCTGGTTCGGCATCGGCGCCGTCATCGGCGCCGGAATCTTTGTGCTCACCGGCCAGGAGACCCATGAAGATGTCGGCCCTGCCGTCGTCCTCTCCTACGTCGTATCCGGAATCTCCGCCATGCTCTCCGTCTTCTGCTACACTGAGTTTGCTGTTGAGATCCCGGTTGCAG GTGGTTCCTTTGCCTACCTCCGGGTGGAGCTTGGTGACTTCATGGCATTCATAGCAGCAGGCAACATCCTCCTCGAGTATGTAATCGGTGGTGCCGCCGTTGCCCGCTCCTGGACCTCCTACTTCGCCACCCTGCTTAACCACAACCCCGACGACTTCCGCATCCATGTCTCCGCCCTCGCCAACGATTACAACCTCCTCGACCCCATCGCCGTCGCCGTCATCACCATCGTCTGCATCATCGCCGTCCTCAGCACCAAGGGCACATCCCGCTTCAACTACATCGCCTCCATCATCCACGTCGCCGTCATCCTCTTTATCATCATCGCTGGCCTCACCAAGGCCGACACCAAGAACCTCACCCCCTTCACCCCTTATGGCGTCCGTGGCATCTTCAAAGCCTCCGCCGTGCTCTTCTTCGCATACGTTGGTTTCGACGCGGTCTCCACCATGGCCGAGGAGACCAAGAACCCCGCCAAGGACATCCCCATCGGCCTCGTCGGCGCCATGTCCATCACGACACTTGCCTACTGCGCTCTCGCCCTCACTCTCTGCCTCATGCAACCATACAGGAGCATCGACGTCAATGCGGCCTTCTCGGTCGCGTTCCAAGCGGTGGGAATGGACTGGGCCAAGTACATCGTCGCCTTCGGGGCACTGAAGGGCATGACCACCGTCCTCCTTGTCTCGGCCGTCGGTCAGGCTCGGTACCTGACACACATCGCCCGCACCCATATGGTTCCACCGTGGCTCGCCCAAGTGCACGCCAAGACCGGCACTCCGATCAATGCCACCATCGTTATGCTCATCGCCACCGCCGTCATTGCCTTCTTCACCAGCTTGGGCATCCTATCCAACCTCTTATCAATCTCCACTCTATTCATCTTCATGCTTGTCGCCGTGGCTCTCCTCGTCCGCCGCTACTACGTGAGCGGAGTGACCTCCTATGCCGACCGTAATAAGTTGGTTGCTTGCATTGTGCTCATATTGGCGTCGTCGATCGCAACGGCGACCTACTGGGGGCTGAGCAAGAAGGGATGGATCGGGTACGTGGTGACGGTGCCGATATGGTTCCTGTCGACGTTGTTCCTGGGGTTGGTTGTGCCAAAGGCTAGGGCGCCGAAGCTGTGGGGCGTGCCAATGGTGCCATGGCTACCATCACTGTCGATCGCAATCAATATATTCTTGCTGGGATCGATTGACAGGAAGTCCTTCATGAGGTTTGGCATTTGGACGGCGTTTCTGCTGGTATATTACTTCTTCTTTGGTCTCCATGCGTCGTATGACACAGCGATGGCTGCCACGCCGATGAGGAGGTTGGAGGAAGGGAGAGATGGGCAGGATCCTGGAAATGGAAAGGCATCagaagtggagaaaggaggaagCTGA